The Gloeocapsa sp. DLM2.Bin57 DNA segment ACTTAGTTGTTAAGCTCAAAACTAAAGCACCAACGATCGCTGGTGCTAATATTATTAATGTTAGAATTACAATTTTCTCCCTTCCAAAGTTTGGGGAAGTACTAAATCTTCACTAAATTTAAAATCAGAAAATTCTAACTCCCAACCATTAGCTAAAGTCAAAATCGTTCCCGCGTTAGTTTCAGCAGAATTAACCACTTCTTCTTCTAAATCCTTTTTCGCTACGTAAGCGATTAAATGTCCCGCTTTATTGCGTCTTAACATTACCTTCATGGTTGCATATCCTCTTCTTCTGTAACTGACTCTAACTCTTTGCTGCGACAGCCAATCACCAGATTACTATCAATAAAATGCACCGCATAGATATAATAACTTTGTAGATAAGTACCAATACTAACTACATAACCCGTTTCTCCTTTCTTAGCCAGAGTAACACCAATATCCTTACCTGGAAAAGTGCCATCATTGCGGATCATCTTACGTAACCTAACCTTTTCTTCCATTTGAAAAATGGGGGGTTCATTTAATTCAATTGGATCTACTCTAGTTAACCCCATGAGCAATTTCTCTCCTTGATTTGACTATATTGATTAACTCATCCGTAGTTAAAGCACGTTTGAGTTGGGTTG contains these protein-coding regions:
- a CDS encoding nitrogen fixation protein NifZ gives rise to the protein MGLTRVDPIELNEPPIFQMEEKVRLRKMIRNDGTFPGKDIGVTLAKKGETGYVVSIGTYLQSYYIYAVHFIDSNLVIGCRSKELESVTEEEDMQP
- the nifT gene encoding putative nitrogen fixation protein NifT; its protein translation is MKVMLRRNKAGHLIAYVAKKDLEEEVVNSAETNAGTILTLANGWELEFSDFKFSEDLVLPQTLEGRKL